The DNA region tatgataatcgagctaataacgagtcgagctcgagctgtTCGCGAGCTTAGTAATtccaaaacgagccgagctcgaactgttcgcgagcttagTAATTCCaaaatgagccgagctcgagccttgtgataaaagttcgattcgagatctagccgagctcgagcttgatagtcttcggctcggttcggctcgtttacatccttACTTTACTATagtcattacatcctcatacatatccttaattagttaaatatatgttacactaacatatcttttttctagaattctttatataatttctcttggactctatcataagttttttctaagtcaatgaataccatatgtagatcttatttttgctcccgatattttttaattaattctttaagAAGATGTATAATTTTTATTGTCGATCTCCTAGacatgaatccaaattgatttttggtctccttaatattttttctattattttttttcccaaaatttcatagtatgactcattagtttattatccctatagtttgcataattttgtacgtctcccttgtttTTATATATGGGAACTAGAATACTTATCCTTCAttgatcagattttttttttcattttcaatatcatgttaaataattttataagtcattcaataccttatttctcTAAACACTTCTATACctttatcggaatatcatctggtctaacggctttttcattgtgcatcacatgtaaagtttgttctacttctgaagtttgaattctacgataaaaattaaaatttctatgttcaatcgacctacttaaattacttaagttaagttggtcatctaaaccttcattaaaaaattgatgaaaataccttTTCCACCGTTCTTTTTAGAGTATGTATCCTacatactctaaaaattcttatgCCCTCTTGTTCTGACTAATATATAGTACTTGATTTATAATTAAGTTTAGAGATTTTGGAAATTCTATTTGAATACTGTTGAATTATATTGAAATGATTCTAAAATAAAAACGATCCCAACCTGTACTTTTGTAGTGTCGTTGGGTCTTCATTAGTCTTAGTTGAATGAAATAGGATTTTTTCTTGTTCTTGTTTAGTTTAAATAGGATGTGGTTCGGTACAGATAAGAAGTTTTTTGTTTTTGAGTATGGGTTGGCTGCATCCTATTTGATACACTTGCAATTTATCCACTTCTCGTTCACTAAAACAAAAACATGAACTATGAGATAGAACTTAATCTAAAGCCAGATAAATGATAAAAATGGGTTTTTGGCAATTGGTTAGTTAGGCATAGTGATATATACTTAtgtgtatatatatgtatgataaaaaattgggttttggcaatTGGTTAGTTAGGCACATTTATTGAGTTTCATGTATGTCTATATTCCTTTTGGTTAATTATTGAGTTAGCAAGTCATATTTAAACTTGGAATGATTTGTCATATTTAGTTTCTTGTCATAGTTGTTTAAGTGAAAGTacgacaaattaaaaaaaaaaactttcatgtCACCTAtctgttaatattattaattgacACCATGCTTTATCTAAAGAATCTTCTCTACAGAATCATCCTTGTAGTATATAAATATTTAGCTGATATTTATACAATATCAGCATACACATCCTACATACCATTACAATGGTATTGCATCCTTGTTCTGACTAATTATAGTGTGTGAATAAATTTCTGAGATTTTTCACCTATTTCAATACCGCTCACTTGAAGTTTGAATGAAAGCTTCATTTGCTGTTTTCCTTGACCAAAGCAGCTACTATTGGAAATTTAAAGTCTCTGTTAAAGAGATTTCTTGTTCTCAGTATTCATGGTCTAATAAAGCCTTTTCACCTTCCACATAAATTATTATTTGTTTTGTGTTGTCAGCTATGTTGAGTTATTTTTTCATTTGTATCTGAAAAAGACTAACTGAGAAAATGAACAAAAATGACGTCCCTctattttcttccttgcttcgaAAATgagtttctatttctatttttgaaGGATTGACTATGTTGTTCTATTGACCTTGGTGAACAAAATGCTACTTGGATTTTAATTATTAACTAAAAGTTTGAATAGGGAAATTGAACCACAAAAATCAAATTATTTCCTTCTTAGAAACTTATTTTTTCTACTGTTTTCCTTTTATTTTGCAAGGGGGTTCATTTTAAGCTTGCATTAAACAGCATAGAGTTCTTTACAAACCCATTCTTTATTTTCTCTCTGTTAATCCCAAAGATTATTTATAATTTGCAGTAAACAAGGTAGGTGTTTCTTATAGTGTCGAAGATTTGtaatttattcttttattaattGTTGGTAAAATATAGGAATGTTGTTGGAAGTAATACAAATGTAACAAAGTTGAGAATGCCAAGATGGATATGTGGAGAtattaaatagaataaaataaaaatagtaatattCAAGAGCACTTGGGGGGTAGCTGTAATAGATGATAATATAAGAGAAAACATGTTGCAATGATGAGGATCAAAAGTTTCTATAGTTAGGAGGGGAATTTATTAGAGTAGAAGGCATAAGAACTAGAGAGAGACCAAGAAACATTTGTAAATgtaaaaaatgatttaattaattaaatattactgATAATATGATTGTGCATAGATCCCATTGAAACGGTGAAATTCATGTGGCTGATATTAAGTAGGCGGACAAGCAAAGTTTCTATGATGATTCTTTCTTCACACAAAAATTCATAGATAACTTTGATTAAGAGGACTTTGTACCTGCATTCCTTTTATAATATAGTTTGTTGGAACCAATGGTTTGCTTTCATTTTGATGTGGTAGACTCCTGAAAATCTGTTGCATTTATGCTATTTTTGGTTCTTTTGGTCATTAGATTTCTTCCAGCGATTCACTGATTGTTGACTTTGGGAACGTAGTCTTCTCTGCTTGTTCTTCTTGAATGTCTAACATTGATGGTTAGATAGTCGTGGATTGTTTTTTGGTTCTAACTGACCGTTGCATTAATATGTAAAATTTTAGAGATGTTTTCTTAAACTTAAACAACAGCACTCTTGCAAGAGAGCGGTGCTTCTtgtaaaaataataatctttGATATGGGAGGTCAGCTCAAACTCGTATACCTTGATATTAACTATGGTACACACGCAGAATGCTAACAATCAGTTAGTATCTCgacaatttaattattttttatgtctaGATGCTTGCTGATTATATTGTGCATCAAATGTTGGAACAAGATAATATCTTTTTCATCCATTATTGTGCATTGTCTGGCCTCATGCTTCCTACATTGATGTTGAGAAGTTCCTCCTTTGTTTATCTTATTCCTCTCATCTTATGCAGCACTGCTGGATGCCCATTCGGCGAAGGCTGTCATTTCCTGCACTATGTCCCCGGAGGCTATGCCGCTGTTTCACAGATGAATTTGAACACCCTAGGGGTTGCTTCTGTAAAGAATGTAATTCCTCCAGCAGTGACCAATGGGCCACCTCCTGCTGGGAAGACTCGCATGTGCAAAAACTACAACACTCCTGATGGCTGCAAATTTGGCGATAAGTGCCATTTTGCACACGGGGAATGGGAACTTAGCAAATCTGCTGTTCCACATTTTGATGGCCATATGGCGGCTCCATTGGGTGCAAGGATGCCAACAAACTTTGAGCCACGCCAACCTGCTGGCCTCGCAGCTGCAACCAGCTTTGGAGCCTCAGCCACAGCTAAAATCAGCATCGATGCTTCTCTTGCAGGTGCCGTTATAGGTAAGGGTGGAATGAACACAAAGCAGATTTGCCGTATAACGGGTGTTAAGCTTGCGATACGGGAGCATGAATCAGATCCCAATCTGAGAAACATTGAATTGGAGGGAACGTTCGACCAGATCAAACATGCCAATTCCATGGTTAGAGAACTTATAGGCAATGTTAACACTGCAGCAGCTCCTATACCAGCAAAGAGCACACCTGCTACTGGAATTCCAGGTGCCATAAGCAACAATTATAAGACAAAGTTGTGTGAGAACTTTGCAAAGGGCTCATGCACGTTTGGCGATCGGTGCCATTTCGCTCATGGGGCGGCTGAGCTACACAAACCTGCTGCCTGAAGTACTTTCTACCAAATGCCTCTTCGATTTGTCCTTTGAAACTGGCAGTCTTCCCAGTTGGTCGTTCGTGACTTGGTTTCATTGTAACAAGACTCGGAAGATAATTGACTTTAATTTAGTACGTTGTTACTGCTTTACGTTTTGTAATATTGCAGGGAGAGCTTTGTTGAAATCTGTATTATTCAAGGCTTTAGAACGCTATCTGTGATAACTGCAGTGCAAACTAGCAACTGAATGTTTTGCTTTAGTGCCAGAGAAATTTGTTTGGTTGCCAAGGACACTGAACGGTTTAACTTAGAATGCACATTTACTATGAATTTGATAATGTAATATACAAAATATCTAATGATGAAACATTTTTACTAAGAAATATATTGAAATCCACGGTTTTAGCAAGTAATATGAGGTTCTTTGTATGCggtaaatttaaaaagaatttttaatcataattttaattttgtatgtaattatcaaaaaaattttaattttgtttttattttttacctGTAAAATCTtatttgtttcaatttttttatacaaatattgttatctaattacttttctaatgttttaggtaaaaaaatttaaaaataaatataattttttaaaaaaatttagt from Zingiber officinale cultivar Zhangliang chromosome 4B, Zo_v1.1, whole genome shotgun sequence includes:
- the LOC121974281 gene encoding zinc finger CCCH domain-containing protein 14-like, with protein sequence MDARKRARAEGATNGTKRIKETDSNQPGLGSKLKPCTKFFSTAGCPFGEGCHFLHYVPGGYAAVSQMNLNTLGVASVKNVIPPAVTNGPPPAGKTRMCKNYNTPDGCKFGDKCHFAHGEWELSKSAVPHFDGHMAAPLGARMPTNFEPRQPAGLAAATSFGASATAKISIDASLAGAVIGKGGMNTKQICRITGVKLAIREHESDPNLRNIELEGTFDQIKHANSMVRELIGNVNTAAAPIPAKSTPATGIPGAISNNYKTKLCENFAKGSCTFGDRCHFAHGAAELHKPAA